The segment CTGGCCGGCGGCGCCGGTTGGATTTCTGGCGCTGGAGGCATGGGCGCGGCCGTACTGGCCGTTATCGGCGCCATGGCGACGCTCGCCGGATCCGTCCTCGCCACCCGGGGGACGAACGGCGGTAGGTCGCCGGCTCTCACGCGCATGATGGGCCCGAACCAAGTGCGTGCATTGCTGGATCAGGCGCCCTTGCGCATCGTCTTGAAAGATACTGCGGGGCGCTACGTCTTCCTCAACCGCAGTGCTGAGGCCTGGTTCGGCATCGGCACCGACACCGCGCTCGGCAAGCACCCCTCAGAGGTGTTCCCCCGCGAGTTGGCGAAGCTCTACGATGCCGCGGACCGTCTGGTGCTGGAGACCGATCAGCCTCAGCAGACGCAGATCGCCCATCCGCGCGGTGACCGGGTCTTTCACTCCAGCGTCATGAAGTACCCTATCCACGCGGACGACGGCGCGATTGTCGGCATCGGCGCCATCGGCACCGACGTGACCGGGCGCTTCGACGCAGAACGCGCACTGTTGGATGCGAAAGAGGCGGCCGAGCGCGCGAATCACCTCAAGAGTGCGTTCCTCGCCGCGATGAGCCACGAACTCAGGACGCCGCTGAACGCGATCATAGGCTTCTCCGACCTGATCGACATGGAACTGTACGGGCCCGTCGGCGACCCGCGTTATCGCGAGTACGTCCGCGACGTGGGGGCAAGCGGCCGTCACCTGCTGGGCATCGTGAACGACATCCTGGATCTCGCACGGATCGAGGCCGGGCGTGAAGCTCTCAACGAAGAGACGATCGATCTCGAAGAGGTGATCGACAACGTCATGCGGACCATGCAGGTGCATGCCGACCGCGGTGGCGTCGATCTTCGCCTGAGAGTCGTGCGGGCGCTTCCGCATCTCTATTGCGATGCGCGCCGCGTGCGCCAGATCCTGTTCAATCTCGTTTCCAATGCGGTCAAGTTCACCCCTTCGGGCGGTCTGGTGACCGTCGCCGCACGCGTGGTCGGGGACCTGGAAATCGAAGTACGCGATACCGGTGTCGGCATTCCGGCCCATGAGATCCCCGCGCTGTTCGAGCCGTTCAACCGCGTGATCAACCATCTGACGCGCGGCGCCGAAGGTGCTGGCCTCGGGTTGGCGCTGACCCAGCGCTTCGTTCAGATGCACGGCGGTTCCATCTCCGTCTCGAGTGCCCCTGGGACCGGGACGGTGGTGACGGTCCGCCTGCCTGCCGCGCGGCTCGTCGAGCATGCGGATGCAGGCATGCCGGGCTGACTTGGAGCCTGATCCGGGTCTGCGGTGGAGCGGCGGACGGTTGGAGAGGTGGGGCTGCCGCGTTAATGTCTGCGGCGACCGCAAGCAGCGCGATACGGAGGAACGGCAAATGGCGACGACCACGATCAAGGCCGCCGACGGCGGCAGCTTCTCGGCCTATGTGGCCATGCCCAAGGCCGGCAAGGGGCCCGGCGTTCTCTGCATCCAGGAGATATTCGGGGTCAACAAGTCGATGCGCGACATCGCCGACATGTGGGCGTCCGAAGGCTATATCGCCGTCGCGCCGGACCTGTTCTGGCGGCAAGAGCCCGGCGTCGACATCACCGACCAGACCGAGGCGGAATGGAATAAGGCGTTCGCGCTCTATAAGGGCTTCGACGTCGAGAAGGGGATAGACGACCTGAAGGCGACGCTCGCCGCGATGCGGGCGATGCCGGAATGCACCGGCAAGGTCGGGACGGTCGGCTTCTGCCTGGGCGGCTTTCTCGCCTACATGATGGCGTGCCGTTCGGATGCCGATGCGAACGTCGGCTATTACGGCGTCGGCATCCAGGACAAGCTGGGCGAGGCCCATGCGATATCGAAGCCGCTGATGCTGCATATCGCCGAAGCCGACAAATTCGTTCCACCGGAGGCTCAGGCGAAGATCGTCGACGGCCTGTCGGGCAACCCGCTCGTGACGATCCACACCTATCCCGGAATGGATCACGCCTTCGCCCGCATCGGGGGGCAGCCTTACGACAAGGACGCGGCCGACGCCGCGAACGGCCGGACGGCCGAGTTGTTCAAGTCGGCGCTGCGCTGAACCAACCTGCCGGCCGCGGTTGTCCGTGGCCGGTATCTTCACACGATGGCCGGCCCGTGACCGGCCCTGCATCGGGGGACATATGGTCAAGGCGATCCGCATCCATGAAGCCGGCGGTCCCGACGTGCTGCGCTGGGAGGACGTCGATGTCGGGGCGCCCGGTCCGGGCGAAGTTCGCGTCCGCCAGACCGCAGTGGCAGTCAACTACATCGACACCTATCAGCGCAGCGGCCTCTACCCGATGAAGCTGCCCGGCGTGATCGGCAACGAGGCGGCCGGCGTCGTCGAAGCCGTGGGCGAGGGGGTGACGAGCCTGAAGGAAGGCGACCGCATCGCCTATCCCGGGCTGCTGGGCGCCTATGCCGAGGCGCGGCTGCTGCCCGCGGACAAGATCGTCAGGATCCCGGAGGGCATCGAGGATCGCCAGGCGGCTGCCATGATGATCAAGGGGATGACCGCGGAGTATCTCCTGTTCCGGACCTACGCGGTCCAGAAGGGCGACACGATCCTGATTCACGCGGCGGCGGGCGGCGTCGGCCTCATCGCCTGCCAGTGGGCGAAGCACATCGGTGCGACGGTCATCGGAACGGTCAGCACCGACGAGAAGGCGGCGCTGGCGAAGGCGCACGGCTGCGACCACACGATCATCTACACCCGGGAGAGCTTCGTCGATCGCGTGAAGGAAATCACCGGCGGCAAGATGCTGCCAGTGGTTTACGATTCGGTGGGGGCGACGACCTTCATGGACAGCCTCAAGTGCCTGAAGCCGCGCGGGCTGATGGTCAGCTTCGGCCAGTCGTCGGGCAAGATCCCGCCCATCGACGTCGGCGTGCTCGCGGCGCATGGGTCGCTCTATCTCACACGGCCGACTTTGGGCAGCTACACGCTCAATCGCGAGGAATTGGAGGAAGTCGCCGGTCATGTGTTCGGTGCGGTGCGCCAGGGGATCGTGAAGGTCGAGATCAATCACACCTATGCGCTCCAGGACGCGGCACAGGCACATCGTGACCTTGAAGGGCGGAAGACGACGGGATCGAGCGTCCTGATCGTGTGATCTCGCCCTGGGCGAGGCTGGCTGGGCCGGACGGCCGTTGCGTGCCAACGGTTGTCCGGTCAATGATGCCGGCCAGGATCTGCCGCCGCCGACTGCTGGCGGGGCCGCCGGACCATCCAAGGGAGCGAACCCAAAATGGCTGACACGTATACGGTCGCCGATCTCGTCGCCGAGTTTCTTCAGGGCTGCGGCGTCCAGACCGCATTCGGCATCGTCTCGATCCACAACATGCCGATGCTCGACGCGATCGGCCGTCGCAACGCGATCCGCTTCGTCCCGAGCCGCGGCGAGGCCGGCGGCGGCAGCATGGCCGACGCCTATGCGCGGGTGGTCGGCGGACTGGGCGTGATGTTCACGAGCACGGGTCCGGGTGCCGCGAACGCGGTCGGCGCTATCGTGGAGGCACGCTTCGCCGGAAGTTCCCTGCTGCACATCACGGGGCAGACGTCGACCCTGCACGTGGACAAGGGCCGCGGCGCGGTGCACGACGTGCCCGACCAGCTCGGGATGCTGAAGTCGATCTCGAAGAGTGCCTATCGCGTCACCTCCGCCGAGACGGCGTTCGGTACGCTGATGCGCGCCGCGGCGGAAGCGCTGACCCCGCCGACCGGGCCCGTCAGCGTCGAGATCCCGATCGACCTGCAGCGCGCGCCGGTCGAGCGCCCGGCGGCGATGGACAATTTCAAACTGCCGGTACCGGCGCCACAGCCGGCCGATCCGGCGATGCTCGACGCGTTGGCCGACATGGTCGCGGCCGGCAAGCGGCCGGCACTGTGGCTGGGCAACGGCGCGAAGAACGCCGGCGCTGCGACCAAGCGCCTGCTGAACATGGGCTTCGCGCTGTTTACGAGCGTCAACGGCCGCGGCGTCGTGCCGGAGGATCATCCTCAGGTGCTTGGCGCCTTCAACAATTCCGGCGCCGTCGAGAAGTTCTATGCGACGGTCGACGCCTTCGTCATTGCGGGTTCGCGGGTGCGTGGGCACGAGACGCGCGACCTGTCGATGAAGCTGCCCCCGAAGCGCGCGCAGATTGACGTCGACCCGGCCGCCAACGGCCGAACCTATTCCAGCGATCTGTTCATCTGCGCCGACTCCGCCCTGGCGCTGGGCGGGCTGGCCGATCGTCTCGAAAATCGGGGCTACAAGGCCGATCCCGGCTATGTCGAAGAGGTCAAGGAACTCCGGAAGAGCGAGCACGCCGCGCTGAAGTCCTTCCTCGGCCCTTACGGCACGTTCCCCGAGCAGCTTCGCGCTGCTCTGCCGCCGGATACGGTGTGGGTCCGCGACATTACCCTGAACAACACGACGTGGGGCAACAGGCTCTTCCCGCTGAACGACCCCAAGGACAGCGTCTATGCCGTGGGTGCGGCCATCGGAATGGGGCTGTCGCACGGTATCGGGGCGGCGATCGCCGCACCCGGCCGCAAGACTGTGGCGATGTGCGGTGACGGCGGCTTTTTCCTGAATATCGCCGAGATCCTCACGGCGACCCAGGAGAAGGCAGACGTCATGTTCCTGGTCATGAACGACAAGGGCTATGGCGTCATCAAGCACATCCAGGACGCCCTCCAGGGCGGCCGCAACTACTATGCCGACTTCAAGAATCCCGAACTGTCGGATGTCGCGAAGCTCGCTGGCATGACCTATGCCAAGGTCAGCCGCGCGGACGAACTGGGCGATGTGGTCGCGAAGACGATCAAGACGCCGGGGCCGTCGCTCGTCGAGGTGGACATGGCCGCCATCGGGCCGTTCCCATCCTACTTCGCCGAGCAGGTGAAGCTCGGCCGCAAGCACTGACGGTCATCGGTCCGCGCTCCGGCGTCGGGCGTCAGCCGAAATAGACGCGCGGAGCCGCCGTGGCGGCGTCCAGCATCGGGGGAGGGAGGCCGACAGCATCGGTGAGGTCGGCCCGCTCCAAGTTGGCGCCGTCCATCTGCGCCCCGATCAGCACGGCGCCGCGCAGATTGGCGCCGCGCAGATTGGCGCCGCGCAAGTCGGCGCGCTCCAGCACGGCGCCCGAGAAGTTCGCCGATTGAAGATCCGCTCCCTGGAGGTCCGCCCCGACCAGCACCGCGTCGGCGAGGCAGGCCGGCCACGTGACGGCATGGGAACTGGCAATGCGCATCGGGCCGAGCTTGGCCCGTCGCAGGATGGCACCGGTCAGGTTGGCGCCGCGCAGGCGGGCGCCGCGCATGTCGGCGTCGGCGAGATGGGTGCGGTACAGCAGGGCTCCGCCGAGATCCGCCATCGTCAGGCGCGTCGACGCCAGTCGCGCTTCGGTCAGCGTCGCACGCTCGAGCCGCGCCGCGGAGAGGTCGGTGCCGGACAGGTCGGCGCGCGTCATGTCCACGGCGGTGAGGTCGGCCTGTTCGCCCTCGCGCCCCAGGCTCTGTACCCAGAGCAGGTGATCCTCGATGATGACCTGAATGGATTTCGCCAACGTCTTGAGCTGCTTGGGGAAGAGCGCCCCGGAGAGGGCCGTCTTCGACAGGTCGGCGTCGGCGAAGTGCGCTGCCGTCAGGTCGGCGTTGGACATGTCGGCACCGGCGAGCGACGCCCCTGATAGCACGGCGCCGTTGAGCAGGCAGTTCGCGAGCACCGCTCCCGTCAGATCGGCGCCGATGAAGCTCGCACCGCGCAGGTCCGAATCGCTGAAGTCGGTCTGTGCCAAGCGGGCATTGCGGAAATTCGCCTGCTGGAGGTCGGTACGTCGGCTGCCCGAGCGATTCAGCTTCGATTCGGACAGGTTGGCGTTGGTGAGGATCGTGTCCTCGATCACCGTGCCAGTGTGGTTCGGCCGGTAGTCGGAGATTCCAGTATCGCGATCCCAGCCCATCAGCACTGCGTCTCGGATGTCCGCACCGGTCAGGTTGGCGGAATCGAGATTCGTCCGGCGCAGGGAAACGCCCCGCATGTCTGCGCGGTTCAGGTCAGCCTTGCGTAAGTCGGCGCCAAACAGGTCGGCGCCGAAGAGGTTCGCGCGGGCAAGGATGGTGCCACTCATCTGGGCGTAATGCAGCTTCGTGCCGACCATCTCCGCGGTCGTCAGGTTGGAGTTGCGGAATCTGAGGTTGGACGCGTCGCGCCCGTTGAGAATCAGC is part of the Constrictibacter sp. MBR-5 genome and harbors:
- a CDS encoding quinone oxidoreductase; translated protein: MVKAIRIHEAGGPDVLRWEDVDVGAPGPGEVRVRQTAVAVNYIDTYQRSGLYPMKLPGVIGNEAAGVVEAVGEGVTSLKEGDRIAYPGLLGAYAEARLLPADKIVRIPEGIEDRQAAAMMIKGMTAEYLLFRTYAVQKGDTILIHAAAGGVGLIACQWAKHIGATVIGTVSTDEKAALAKAHGCDHTIIYTRESFVDRVKEITGGKMLPVVYDSVGATTFMDSLKCLKPRGLMVSFGQSSGKIPPIDVGVLAAHGSLYLTRPTLGSYTLNREELEEVAGHVFGAVRQGIVKVEINHTYALQDAAQAHRDLEGRKTTGSSVLIV
- a CDS encoding thiamine pyrophosphate-binding protein, with the translated sequence MADTYTVADLVAEFLQGCGVQTAFGIVSIHNMPMLDAIGRRNAIRFVPSRGEAGGGSMADAYARVVGGLGVMFTSTGPGAANAVGAIVEARFAGSSLLHITGQTSTLHVDKGRGAVHDVPDQLGMLKSISKSAYRVTSAETAFGTLMRAAAEALTPPTGPVSVEIPIDLQRAPVERPAAMDNFKLPVPAPQPADPAMLDALADMVAAGKRPALWLGNGAKNAGAATKRLLNMGFALFTSVNGRGVVPEDHPQVLGAFNNSGAVEKFYATVDAFVIAGSRVRGHETRDLSMKLPPKRAQIDVDPAANGRTYSSDLFICADSALALGGLADRLENRGYKADPGYVEEVKELRKSEHAALKSFLGPYGTFPEQLRAALPPDTVWVRDITLNNTTWGNRLFPLNDPKDSVYAVGAAIGMGLSHGIGAAIAAPGRKTVAMCGDGGFFLNIAEILTATQEKADVMFLVMNDKGYGVIKHIQDALQGGRNYYADFKNPELSDVAKLAGMTYAKVSRADELGDVVAKTIKTPGPSLVEVDMAAIGPFPSYFAEQVKLGRKH
- a CDS encoding dienelactone hydrolase family protein, with the translated sequence MATTTIKAADGGSFSAYVAMPKAGKGPGVLCIQEIFGVNKSMRDIADMWASEGYIAVAPDLFWRQEPGVDITDQTEAEWNKAFALYKGFDVEKGIDDLKATLAAMRAMPECTGKVGTVGFCLGGFLAYMMACRSDADANVGYYGVGIQDKLGEAHAISKPLMLHIAEADKFVPPEAQAKIVDGLSGNPLVTIHTYPGMDHAFARIGGQPYDKDAADAANGRTAELFKSALR
- a CDS encoding PAS domain-containing sensor histidine kinase, encoding MAIERRRSKTPLSVWLAAATAGCLAGGAGWISGAGGMGAAVLAVIGAMATLAGSVLATRGTNGGRSPALTRMMGPNQVRALLDQAPLRIVLKDTAGRYVFLNRSAEAWFGIGTDTALGKHPSEVFPRELAKLYDAADRLVLETDQPQQTQIAHPRGDRVFHSSVMKYPIHADDGAIVGIGAIGTDVTGRFDAERALLDAKEAAERANHLKSAFLAAMSHELRTPLNAIIGFSDLIDMELYGPVGDPRYREYVRDVGASGRHLLGIVNDILDLARIEAGREALNEETIDLEEVIDNVMRTMQVHADRGGVDLRLRVVRALPHLYCDARRVRQILFNLVSNAVKFTPSGGLVTVAARVVGDLEIEVRDTGVGIPAHEIPALFEPFNRVINHLTRGAEGAGLGLALTQRFVQMHGGSISVSSAPGTGTVVTVRLPAARLVEHADAGMPG
- a CDS encoding pentapeptide repeat-containing protein yields the protein MTGTPLDQATLDLAMASHDKFLRGVPGGRRLILNGRDASNLRFRNSNLTTAEMVGTKLHYAQMSGTILARANLFGADLFGADLRKADLNRADMRGVSLRRTNLDSANLTGADIRDAVLMGWDRDTGISDYRPNHTGTVIEDTILTNANLSESKLNRSGSRRTDLQQANFRNARLAQTDFSDSDLRGASFIGADLTGAVLANCLLNGAVLSGASLAGADMSNADLTAAHFADADLSKTALSGALFPKQLKTLAKSIQVIIEDHLLWVQSLGREGEQADLTAVDMTRADLSGTDLSAARLERATLTEARLASTRLTMADLGGALLYRTHLADADMRGARLRGANLTGAILRRAKLGPMRIASSHAVTWPACLADAVLVGADLQGADLQSANFSGAVLERADLRGANLRGANLRGAVLIGAQMDGANLERADLTDAVGLPPPMLDAATAAPRVYFG